The stretch of DNA GTGCCCGACATGCGGCGGTTTATCCTGCTTGCGGCCTGCTTCATCCTCGGCGGATGTGCGGTCGGTATCAGCCTTGCACCGCCGCCGAACCTATACCGGACCGGCGCCAACTATCCCGACGACCTCGTGCCCGAAGTCTGGCGCACGGCAGAGCCCAAGATTTTCTACATGACCGACCGCGCCCCCGACGGGCGCAGCTACGGCGCAAGCCGGTCGGATTCGATGGCGTTCGGGGCGGCCACGGTCAAATTCGGGCGTGATCTGGGCTGGGAAGAGTTGCTGGAGCGCACGCGCGCAGATTCCGACCAACGCGTGTCGAGCCTGTGGGTCCCCGATTTCGAGGAGGTGGTGCGGTTCGAGACGACACCGCTGCCCTATGCGCGCGACGACGGGCGGCTCACGCACCTGCAGGACGCGCTCGATGTCTACAATGCACAGGCCGCGCGCTTTCAGGCGGTCATCGCGAATGAGATCAGGCAGACCGGCAACCGCAGCCTTCTGATCTATATTCACGGCTTCAACAGCGAATTCGAGGACAGCCTGACGACACTGGCCAACATGTGGCACTTTTCTGGGCGAGAATCCGTGCCCATCTCGTTCACATGGCCTGCGGGCAACGGCTTCGGTCCGCTGGGGTATTTCCGCGACAGGGATGCGGGCGTGTTTTCGGTCCACCACACCAAGGAATTCCTGCGTATGCTGGCCGCCATGCCAGAGGTGGACAGCATCGACATCATCGCGCACTCGCGCGGCACCGATGTCGTGACAACCGCCCTGCGCGAGCTGATGATCGAGGCACGCGGCGCGGGCATCCACCCCAAGCTGATGCTGAAAACCGGCACCCTGATCATGGCGGCCCCCGACCTCGACGTGGGCATCGTCCGGCAACGGCTGCAGGCAGAGCGGTTCTCGGAATCCTTCGAACAGATCAACCTCTACATCAATCCCGGCGACACGGCGCTGCGTATCTCGGCGCTGCTTACACGCTCCACGCGCCTCGGCGCGCTCCGGAACGAGGATTTCGAGGATGGCGAGCTTGAATTGCTGCGCAATGAGGGGCTTGTGCATTTCATCCGGGTTGAAAACGTGCGCGGCGGCTTCGGCCACGCCTACTTCCGGGACAACCCGGCTGTGCTGTCGGACGTGGTGCTGGCGCTGCGCACGCGCGCCTTTCCGGGAGGCACGCTCCGCCCGCTGGATCAGGACGAAAGCGGTGTCTGGGTGCTGCACCCGAACTACCCGCTGGAACGTTTGCCGGATCTGCTCAGCATCGAAGCCCGCACCGCCCGTCGCGAAGAAAGATGAGCGATCTGCACGACATGATGGCGCGCTGGGCGCAGCCTGGCGTCGTGGACTGGATCGGCGCGCGGCCCGCGCGGGCGGCGGACATCCAGGTACTGGACCGGGCCGACATCACCGATGCCGGAGTCGATCGCGACCGGGGCCGGGCGGGCAAACGGGCGGTCACGCTGATGCAGGCCGAACATGTACCGGTCATCGCCGCCTGTCTGGGCCGCGACGCTCTCGATCCGGCGACGTTCCGGCGCAACATCCTCGTGCGGAGGCTGAACCTGAACGGTCTCAAGGGGCGCGAGGTGCAGGTAGGCACCGCCATCCTGCGCTTTACCACCATCTGCGCGCCGTGCAGCCTGATGGAGCGGCTCTTGGGCCACGGCGCCTATGCGGCGATGCGCGGTCACGGCGGCTGGTGCGCCGAGGTGGTGAGGCCCGGCAGCATCGCACTTGGCGACCAGGTGCGACCGATTGATTGACAACACGCGCGCTTTGGCGTCCGTTCACGCGGTTTCGACACTTTGGACCCACACGTGACGCACGCTCCCTTTCCCATGGCCCGCCCGGGCCAGACCATCGGCCTTCTGGGCGGCTCTTTCGACCCGGCCCATGACGGGCACGCGCATATCACGCGCGAGGCGATGAAGCGGTTCGGCCTCACCCGAGTGTGGTGGCTCGTGTCGCCCGGCAACCCGCTCAAGGCCAAAGGGCCCGCGCCGCTCGGGCGCCGCATGGCGCGGGCAAGGCAGGTCATGCAGCACCCGCGTGTCACCGTCACGGATATCGAGGCGCGGCTTGGCACGCGGTACACCGCCCAGACCATCGCCGCGCTTCAGGCCCGGTATCCGGGCGTGCGCTTTGTCTGGCTGATGGGCGCCGACAACCTGGCGCAGTTCCACCACTGGCAGGACTGGATGTGGATCATGGAAAACGTGCCGGTGGGTGTGCTGGCCCGCCCCGGCGACCGCATCTCGGCCCGGATGAGCCCGGCGGCAAGGCTCTATCGGCACCACCGCATTTCCGCACGTGCCAGCCAGCTTCTGGGCCGCTCGGATGCACCGGCATGGTGTTTTGTGAACGTCGCGATGACGGCGCAATCCTCGACCGAAATCCGGGCGCGAGGCGGCTGGGCCACGTCTTCGGATTTGTGATCCAAATCCGCTTGTTTGACGGGCAAAGCTGGGCTTACATGCCGACATGCTGCGCAGATTTTCGAGACGTTGTTTTTTAGCTGCCCTGGCCGGAACAACGGCCACAACCGCTCTTGCCGCGCCACCGACAGCGTCGCTGCGACCCAGTGCGCGAGGCGGCGATCATTTCAAAAAGGCCATCGCCGATCCGCAGGCCATCATCACCGACGCGCGCCTTGGGGGGCGCGTCTGTTACGCTGTGGCCGATGCCCGCACCGGCACCAAGCTCGAAGGGGAAAACGCCAAGATCGGCACGCCCCCCGCATCTGTGGCCAAGGCGATCACTGCGCTCTATGCCCTGTCCGTTCTCGGGGCGACGCACCGGTTCACGACGCGGGTCGTGGCAACGGGTGGCGTGTCGGGCGGCGTGGTGCAGGGCGATCTGGTCTTGGTTGGGGGTGGGGATCCGACGCTCGACACAAATGCGCTGGCCGCCCTTGCCGCGGCATTGAAGGCCAAGGGCATCCGCGAGGTGCGGGGCGATTTCAAAGTGGCAGACGGGATGTTTCCCCAGGTCCCCACGATCGACACGGGCCAGCCCGATCACGTGGGCTACAGCCCTGCGCTGTCGGGCATCGCGCTCAACTTCAACCGGGTGCATTTCGAATGGCGGCGGCAGGGCGGGCAATACGCCGTGTCTATGGACGCGCGGTCCGACCGCTACCGCCCGGATGTGGCCATGGCGCGCATGGCGGTGAGCGAGCGGCGCGCGCCCGTCTACACCTATGCTGACGGGGGGCGCACCGACAATTGGACGGTTGCGCGCGGCGCGCTGGGCAACGGCGGTGCCCGCTGGTTGCCGGTGCGCAAGCCCGCGCTTTATGCTGGCGACGTCTTCCAGACCCTCGCCCGGTCACAGGGCATGGTGCTGAAGAACCCGCAGGTGGTCAGCCGGACGCCCCAAGGCACCACGCTCGCCAGCCATCAAAGCGGCGACCTGCGCACCATCCTGCGCGACATGCTGCGCTTTTCCACCAACATCACGGCCGAGATGGTCGGTATGGCCGCCACCGTCAAACGCAGCGGGCGGCCCGCATCCTTGCGCGCCTCCGCGACCGAGATGAACCGCTGGGCGCGGGCGGCGTTGGGCACGTCCAGCATGCGGCTGGTCGATCACTCGGGCCTTGGCGACGCCAGCAAAATGACAGCCGACGACATGGTGCTTGCCCTCGTCCGCGCGCGGCAGAACAACGTGCTGCGCCCGATCCTGAAACCCATCCCCATGCTCGATGCACAGCGCCGCGCGATCCGGAACCACCCGGTCGAGGTGCATGCCAAGACGGGCACGCTCAATTTCGTGTCGGGGCTTGCAGGCTACATGACGGCGCGGGACGGCACCGAAATGGCCTTTGCCATCTTCGCTGCGGACGAGGCGACACGCGCCGGGATTACACGGGCCAACCGCGAACGCCCGCAAGGCGCGCGCAGCTGGAACCGGCGGGCGAAGGTGATGCAGCAGAAGCTGATTGAACGTTGGGGTGCAGTTTACGGCAGCTAGGGATTTCGACGCAGCACGCTGCGCCGACCCGCTGGGGGGCCAGCCCCCCAGACCCCCCGCCGTACTTTCAAAGAGAAGAAGGGCTGATCAGGCCGCGTTTTTCATCCGGTTCACGTCGATGACATCTGCCGTCGCCTGCGCCGTGGCCGCCGACAGGGTCCACCCCAGATGCCCATGCCCGGTGTTGTAATAGACCCCCGGTTTCTTGCCCGGCCCCACCTTGGGCATCATCGACGGCAGCATAGGGCGCAAGCCCGCCCAGGGCACGCAATGCTCCGTCGACACGTCCGGAAAGAACGCCTCACACCACTCTCGCAGGGGCCTGATCCGGTCGTCGCGGATATCCAGATTGTAGCCATTGAACTCCGCCGTCCCCGCAATGCGGAACCGCTTGCGGCCTAGGCGCGAGGTCACGATCTTGGCCTCGTCATCCAGCAGGCTCACCCAGGGCGCCGCCGCCTGGCTTTCCACGTCATCCAGGTTCACGGTGATCGAATAGCCTTTGACGGGGTAGATGTTCACGCGGTCGCCCAGCTCAGACGCAATGGCGCGGCTGCCGACCCCGGCACAAACCACGAT from Tateyamaria omphalii encodes:
- a CDS encoding alpha/beta hydrolase gives rise to the protein MRRFILLAACFILGGCAVGISLAPPPNLYRTGANYPDDLVPEVWRTAEPKIFYMTDRAPDGRSYGASRSDSMAFGAATVKFGRDLGWEELLERTRADSDQRVSSLWVPDFEEVVRFETTPLPYARDDGRLTHLQDALDVYNAQAARFQAVIANEIRQTGNRSLLIYIHGFNSEFEDSLTTLANMWHFSGRESVPISFTWPAGNGFGPLGYFRDRDAGVFSVHHTKEFLRMLAAMPEVDSIDIIAHSRGTDVVTTALRELMIEARGAGIHPKLMLKTGTLIMAAPDLDVGIVRQRLQAERFSESFEQINLYINPGDTALRISALLTRSTRLGALRNEDFEDGELELLRNEGLVHFIRVENVRGGFGHAYFRDNPAVLSDVVLALRTRAFPGGTLRPLDQDESGVWVLHPNYPLERLPDLLSIEARTARREER
- a CDS encoding MOSC domain-containing protein — encoded protein: MSDLHDMMARWAQPGVVDWIGARPARAADIQVLDRADITDAGVDRDRGRAGKRAVTLMQAEHVPVIAACLGRDALDPATFRRNILVRRLNLNGLKGREVQVGTAILRFTTICAPCSLMERLLGHGAYAAMRGHGGWCAEVVRPGSIALGDQVRPID
- a CDS encoding nicotinate-nucleotide adenylyltransferase; translated protein: MARPGQTIGLLGGSFDPAHDGHAHITREAMKRFGLTRVWWLVSPGNPLKAKGPAPLGRRMARARQVMQHPRVTVTDIEARLGTRYTAQTIAALQARYPGVRFVWLMGADNLAQFHHWQDWMWIMENVPVGVLARPGDRISARMSPAARLYRHHRISARASQLLGRSDAPAWCFVNVAMTAQSSTEIRARGGWATSSDL
- the dacB gene encoding D-alanyl-D-alanine carboxypeptidase/D-alanyl-D-alanine endopeptidase translates to MLRRFSRRCFLAALAGTTATTALAAPPTASLRPSARGGDHFKKAIADPQAIITDARLGGRVCYAVADARTGTKLEGENAKIGTPPASVAKAITALYALSVLGATHRFTTRVVATGGVSGGVVQGDLVLVGGGDPTLDTNALAALAAALKAKGIREVRGDFKVADGMFPQVPTIDTGQPDHVGYSPALSGIALNFNRVHFEWRRQGGQYAVSMDARSDRYRPDVAMARMAVSERRAPVYTYADGGRTDNWTVARGALGNGGARWLPVRKPALYAGDVFQTLARSQGMVLKNPQVVSRTPQGTTLASHQSGDLRTILRDMLRFSTNITAEMVGMAATVKRSGRPASLRASATEMNRWARAALGTSSMRLVDHSGLGDASKMTADDMVLALVRARQNNVLRPILKPIPMLDAQRRAIRNHPVEVHAKTGTLNFVSGLAGYMTARDGTEMAFAIFAADEATRAGITRANRERPQGARSWNRRAKVMQQKLIERWGAVYGS